In uncultured Cohaesibacter sp., a genomic segment contains:
- the nifB gene encoding nitrogenase cofactor biosynthesis protein NifB gives MDQCGRKDRGTMPDGTIKAEASAGCTQVSCGSSKDHVDQLPDAIRDRVRNHPCYSEEAHHHYARMHVAVAPACNIQCNYCNRKYDCANESRPGVVSELLTPEQAVRKTLAVAASIPQMTVLGVAGPGDPLANPARTFETFRMLSEQASDIKLCVSTNGLSLPDCVDELMLYNVDHVTITINAVDPEIGARIYPWIYWNNRRMRGVKAAKNLIERQQKGLEMLIERGVLVKVNSVLIPGVNDEHLKEVSRVIKAKGAFLHNVMPLITEPEHGTYYGVMGQRAPTQQELTELQDACGDMNMMSHCRQCRADAVGLLGEDRGEEFTLAKIDALDVDYAAAMETRARVQADIEAKRAQQQVRLETLKEQMKAANGKTLFTVNGLTQPAPAVAAGRLQETGLPVGLRPVLMAVASNGQGLINQHFGSAREFMIYEVSPAGARLIGHRKTAQYCTGPVHCGDGDAALPETIDMLKGCEVVLCSKVGFKPWDQLEAAGIIPNGEHADKPIVPALMAVYAELHASGALDRNQSARSGQQTASA, from the coding sequence ATGGACCAATGCGGAAGAAAGGATCGGGGCACCATGCCGGACGGAACAATCAAGGCCGAAGCATCAGCCGGATGCACACAAGTTTCCTGTGGCAGCTCGAAGGATCATGTCGATCAGTTGCCCGATGCCATCCGGGATCGTGTCAGGAACCATCCTTGCTATTCCGAAGAGGCGCATCACCACTATGCCCGCATGCATGTGGCCGTCGCCCCGGCCTGCAACATCCAGTGCAACTATTGCAATCGCAAATATGACTGCGCCAACGAGAGCCGCCCCGGTGTTGTCTCCGAACTTCTGACGCCGGAGCAGGCCGTGCGCAAGACTCTGGCCGTTGCCGCTTCCATCCCCCAGATGACGGTGCTTGGCGTTGCCGGTCCCGGTGACCCGCTGGCCAATCCGGCCCGCACTTTCGAAACCTTCCGGATGCTCTCCGAGCAGGCCTCCGACATCAAACTCTGCGTCTCGACCAATGGCTTGTCGCTGCCAGACTGCGTCGATGAGCTGATGCTGTATAACGTCGACCATGTGACCATCACCATCAACGCTGTGGATCCGGAGATCGGCGCACGGATCTATCCATGGATCTATTGGAACAACCGCCGCATGCGGGGCGTCAAGGCAGCGAAGAACCTCATTGAGCGCCAACAGAAGGGGCTTGAAATGCTCATTGAGCGCGGCGTGCTGGTCAAGGTCAACTCGGTGCTCATTCCCGGTGTCAATGATGAGCATCTCAAGGAAGTCAGTCGCGTGATCAAGGCCAAGGGGGCCTTCCTGCACAATGTCATGCCGCTGATCACCGAGCCGGAACACGGCACCTATTACGGTGTCATGGGACAGCGGGCCCCGACCCAGCAGGAACTGACCGAGCTTCAGGATGCCTGCGGTGACATGAACATGATGAGCCACTGCCGCCAGTGCCGCGCTGATGCCGTCGGATTGCTGGGCGAGGATCGGGGCGAGGAATTTACCCTCGCAAAGATTGATGCCCTCGATGTGGACTATGCCGCCGCCATGGAAACGCGCGCCAGAGTGCAGGCGGACATTGAAGCGAAGCGGGCACAACAGCAGGTGCGGCTGGAAACTCTCAAGGAACAGATGAAAGCGGCCAATGGCAAGACCCTGTTTACAGTCAATGGCCTGACGCAGCCTGCTCCGGCGGTTGCTGCTGGTCGGTTGCAGGAGACGGGCCTGCCAGTGGGCTTGCGACCGGTGCTGATGGCAGTTGCCAGCAACGGGCAGGGGCTGATCAATCAGCATTTCGGCTCGGCGCGGGAGTTCATGATCTATGAGGTCTCGCCAGCCGGTGCCCGCCTGATCGGTCATCGCAAGACAGCCCAATATTGCACCGGCCCCGTGCATTGTGGCGATGGTGATGCGGCGCTTCCCGAAACCATTGACATGCTCAAGGGCTGCGAAGTGGTGCTGTGTTCCAAGGTCGGTTTCAAGCCATGGGACCAGCTCGAGGCCGCCGGCATCATTCCCAATGGTGAGCATGCGGACAAGCCGATCGTTCCTGCCCTGATGGCGGTCTATGCCGAACTTCATGCCTCGGGCGCACTCGACAGGAACCAGTCCGCGCGCTCCGGCCAACAGACCGCCAGTGCCTGA
- a CDS encoding FprA family A-type flavoprotein has protein sequence MTAQLASKPAEEIAPGVHWIGAFDPDLRTFDLILKTANGTTYNAYLVEGAEGVAIIDTVKEEFSNQFFARLEAVTSYDRIRAVVLNHLELDHVGALPELMRRAPQAHIYVSQRGLKLLQATLKDALESYSYTLTDDGDQLDLGGRTLRFVHTPYLHWPETKCTFLVEERILFSCDVFGAHFCDGRFYNDLVGDFRFSFEYYFKHIMRPFKKWVLSAMDKLEPLAPLMIAPSHGPILRHRPMDYIRSYRLLSGSHLPNEVAGKEKSLLIFYMSAYGATADMARSVYEGASAVEGVRVSLYDLQGGEVDPFVDLIEEADGVIFGSPTINGDAVKPIWDLLASLVAIETRGKVGAAFGSYGWSGEAVPMIEDRLRGLKLRVPEKGKRIKFQPTEQELDDCRDYGQSIAELLAGKAKPKVIDFASL, from the coding sequence ATGACTGCGCAGCTTGCGTCCAAACCGGCAGAGGAAATTGCCCCCGGCGTGCATTGGATCGGCGCGTTCGATCCGGATCTGCGCACCTTTGATCTGATCCTGAAGACGGCGAACGGCACCACCTACAATGCCTATCTGGTCGAAGGGGCTGAGGGGGTCGCCATCATCGACACGGTGAAGGAGGAATTTTCAAACCAGTTTTTCGCTCGACTGGAGGCGGTGACAAGCTATGACCGGATCAGAGCCGTCGTGCTCAATCACCTTGAGCTTGACCACGTCGGTGCCCTGCCGGAGCTGATGCGTCGCGCGCCACAGGCCCACATCTATGTTTCCCAACGTGGTCTCAAACTGTTGCAGGCAACCCTCAAGGATGCGCTGGAAAGCTATAGCTACACTCTTACCGATGATGGGGATCAGCTCGATCTCGGCGGCAGGACACTCCGCTTCGTCCATACGCCCTATCTACACTGGCCCGAGACCAAATGCACTTTTCTGGTCGAAGAGCGGATCCTCTTTTCCTGCGATGTGTTCGGCGCCCATTTCTGCGACGGGCGGTTCTACAATGATCTGGTCGGCGACTTCCGCTTTTCCTTTGAATATTATTTCAAGCACATCATGCGTCCGTTCAAGAAATGGGTGCTGTCTGCCATGGACAAGCTCGAGCCGCTGGCTCCGCTGATGATTGCGCCTTCGCATGGCCCGATCCTGCGTCATCGGCCGATGGACTACATCAGAAGCTATCGGTTGCTTTCCGGCTCGCACTTGCCCAACGAGGTTGCGGGCAAGGAAAAGAGCCTGCTGATCTTCTACATGAGCGCCTACGGCGCCACGGCCGACATGGCCCGGTCCGTCTATGAAGGCGCAAGTGCCGTCGAAGGGGTGCGCGTTTCCCTCTATGACCTTCAGGGCGGAGAAGTGGACCCCTTCGTCGATCTCATCGAAGAGGCCGATGGCGTGATCTTCGGTTCGCCCACCATCAACGGCGATGCGGTCAAACCTATCTGGGACCTGCTCGCCTCGCTGGTTGCCATCGAGACCCGCGGTAAGGTCGGGGCCGCCTTTGGCTCCTATGGCTGGTCTGGCGAAGCCGTGCCGATGATCGAGGATCGGCTGCGTGGCCTCAAGTTGCGCGTTCCGGAAAAGGGCAAGCGCATCAAGTTTCAACCCACAGAACAGGAGCTGGACGACTGCCGCGACTATGGCCAGTCGATTGCCGAGCTGCTGGCTGGTAAGGCAAAGCCGAAGGTCATCGACTTTGCCTCACTCTGA
- a CDS encoding RnfABCDGE type electron transport complex subunit B, protein MLAAMGALLALGVLLGGGLGLAAHYLRVEGNPIAGEIEELLPGSNCGQCGFLGCSDAANALAEHSASVTLCPPGGKTLAAALAEKLGVEADLSAMKDTGPMIAFVFEDLCIGCTKCAKRCPTDAIVGASKQIHGVVDDACTGCENCAEVCPTGAITMRKETATIQTWHWPKPELSLAS, encoded by the coding sequence ATGTTGGCAGCAATGGGTGCTCTTCTGGCTTTGGGGGTGCTTCTGGGCGGCGGTCTCGGGCTGGCTGCGCATTACCTGCGGGTTGAAGGCAACCCGATCGCCGGGGAAATCGAGGAGCTTTTGCCGGGGTCCAACTGCGGTCAATGCGGCTTCCTTGGCTGTTCAGATGCTGCCAACGCGCTGGCCGAGCACAGCGCCAGTGTGACCCTGTGCCCGCCCGGCGGCAAGACGCTGGCTGCGGCGCTGGCGGAAAAGCTAGGGGTTGAGGCCGATCTGTCCGCCATGAAGGACACCGGGCCGATGATCGCCTTTGTCTTCGAAGACCTCTGCATCGGTTGCACCAAATGCGCCAAGCGCTGCCCGACGGATGCCATCGTCGGAGCTTCCAAACAGATTCACGGTGTTGTCGATGACGCCTGCACCGGTTGCGAGAATTGCGCCGAGGTCTGTCCGACCGGTGCCATCACCATGCGCAAGGAAACCGCGACCATCCAAACCTGGCACTGGCCGAAACCAGAACTTTCTCTGGCAAGTTGA
- the nifA gene encoding nif-specific transcriptional activator NifA — translation MSIQCPTTSDEVIKHDEGLCPKPVFCSFYRRELETLYKVSQLLGRSLDLHDTAREVLRLLHEEGRLLYGMICLLDNDSGLLRIIDIHQDEAAFTKNVSYMPGEGIVGAILSERRLIVVPRIAEEPRFLDRLGVYDPNRPFIGAPIFLGSNEPVGVFAAQPFFADKFLEDNAKLMQMIASLIGQAILLSKAVQEEQDKLREERDSLRRRVKRQHGFENIIGETDAMRLVFDQVRMVAKWNTTVLIRGESGTGKELIANAIHYNSPRATAPYLKLNCAALPDNLLESELFGHEKGAFTGAVSLRKGRFEQADGGTLFLDEIGEITPAFQSKLLRVLQEGEFERVGGNKTLKVDVRIIAATNKDLEAAVEAGTFREDLYYRLNVMAINMPSLRERMDDIPELGRFLIGKIGQQQGRTLILKDSAVRLLMRHNWPGNVRELENCLERASVMSPDGVIDRDVVSLSGLPEKTLVGVPAQPLPPILKIPSASAEEPAGDNAWQDETLDERERVIAALEEAGWVQAKAARLLDMTPRQIAYRIKILGISVRRI, via the coding sequence ATGAGCATTCAGTGTCCAACGACGTCGGATGAAGTTATCAAACACGATGAGGGCTTGTGTCCCAAGCCCGTTTTCTGTTCTTTTTATCGCCGCGAACTGGAAACCCTTTACAAAGTCAGCCAGTTGCTTGGCCGTTCACTGGATCTGCACGACACAGCCAGAGAGGTTCTGCGTCTGCTGCATGAGGAAGGCCGGCTGCTCTATGGCATGATCTGCCTGCTTGACAATGACAGCGGTTTGCTGCGGATCATCGATATTCATCAGGATGAAGCGGCCTTCACCAAGAATGTCAGCTACATGCCCGGAGAGGGGATTGTTGGTGCCATCCTCAGCGAGAGGAGGCTCATCGTGGTGCCGCGCATCGCCGAGGAACCGCGCTTTCTGGATCGCCTTGGCGTCTATGATCCGAACCGGCCTTTCATCGGCGCACCGATCTTTCTGGGCTCCAACGAACCGGTGGGGGTCTTTGCCGCTCAGCCTTTCTTTGCCGACAAGTTTCTGGAAGACAATGCCAAGCTGATGCAGATGATCGCCTCGCTGATCGGGCAGGCCATCCTGTTGTCCAAGGCCGTTCAGGAAGAACAGGACAAGCTGCGCGAAGAACGCGACAGCCTGCGTCGTCGGGTCAAGCGCCAGCACGGCTTCGAGAATATCATTGGTGAAACCGATGCCATGCGGCTGGTGTTCGATCAGGTGCGCATGGTGGCCAAATGGAACACCACAGTTCTGATCCGAGGCGAAAGCGGCACCGGCAAGGAGTTGATCGCCAACGCCATTCACTATAACTCGCCGCGTGCTACCGCACCCTATCTCAAACTCAACTGCGCAGCGCTGCCGGACAACCTTCTGGAATCGGAACTGTTCGGCCATGAGAAAGGGGCCTTCACCGGTGCTGTTTCCCTGCGCAAGGGGCGCTTCGAGCAGGCCGACGGCGGGACGCTGTTTCTCGATGAAATCGGCGAAATCACACCCGCCTTCCAGTCCAAGCTGTTGCGGGTGTTGCAGGAAGGCGAGTTCGAACGTGTTGGCGGCAACAAGACCCTCAAGGTCGATGTGCGCATCATCGCAGCCACCAACAAGGATCTGGAAGCTGCGGTGGAAGCGGGAACTTTCAGAGAGGATCTCTACTATCGCCTCAATGTCATGGCCATCAACATGCCATCACTGCGCGAGCGCATGGACGACATCCCCGAGCTCGGTCGCTTTCTGATCGGCAAGATCGGCCAGCAACAGGGCCGCACCCTCATCCTCAAGGACAGCGCCGTGCGTCTGCTCATGCGCCACAACTGGCCGGGCAACGTGCGTGAGCTGGAAAACTGCCTCGAACGCGCCTCCGTCATGAGCCCGGACGGCGTGATCGACCGGGACGTGGTTTCCCTTTCCGGTCTGCCGGAAAAGACCTTGGTCGGCGTTCCGGCCCAGCCTTTGCCGCCGATCCTCAAGATCCCGTCTGCCTCTGCCGAAGAACCGGCTGGGGACAACGCCTGGCAGGATGAAACCCTCGACGAACGGGAACGGGTCATCGCCGCGCTGGAAGAAGCCGGATGGGTGCAGGCAAAGGCGGCTCGGCTGCTCGACATGACGCCGCGCCAGATCGCCTATCGCATCAAGATACTCGGCATCTCGGTCAGGCGCATCTGA
- the rsxA gene encoding electron transport complex subunit RsxA has product MEHTLLILLETALVNNVVLVKFLGLCPFMGVSNKLSSALGMGFATTFVLTLAATAAWVVERFLLEPLGLQYLRILTLILLIAAIVQFTEMAIRKFSPVLHQRLGIFLPLITTNCAVLGVALLNIQEDHTFYESVLFGLGSALGFSLVLVLFSGLRERIKLAEVPALFKGTPIAFLTAGFLSLSFMGFAGLVSH; this is encoded by the coding sequence ATGGAACATACGCTGCTGATCCTTCTTGAGACCGCCCTTGTCAACAATGTGGTGCTGGTCAAGTTTCTGGGTCTATGTCCTTTCATGGGCGTGTCGAACAAGCTGTCGTCGGCGCTGGGCATGGGCTTTGCCACAACCTTCGTGCTGACCCTTGCAGCCACCGCCGCCTGGGTGGTCGAGCGGTTTCTGCTGGAGCCGCTGGGGCTCCAGTATCTGCGCATCCTGACGCTCATCCTGCTCATTGCCGCCATTGTCCAGTTCACGGAAATGGCGATCCGCAAGTTCTCACCGGTGCTGCATCAGCGGCTTGGCATCTTCCTGCCACTGATCACGACCAACTGCGCCGTGTTGGGCGTGGCGCTGCTGAACATTCAGGAAGACCACACCTTCTATGAAAGCGTGCTGTTCGGGCTGGGCTCGGCGCTCGGCTTCTCGCTGGTGCTGGTTCTCTTCTCTGGGCTCAGGGAACGGATCAAGCTGGCGGAGGTTCCCGCTCTCTTCAAGGGCACGCCGATTGCCTTTCTCACCGCCGGGTTTCTGTCCCTGTCCTTCATGGGATTTGCCGGGCTGGTTTCCCACTAG
- a CDS encoding 2Fe-2S iron-sulfur cluster-binding protein: MAKGKLTFADIDVSVTVPAGTRVIEVSEKVGAGIIYGCREGDCGTCLMKVEEGMEYLSEPTVLEDKVLKENMAGKDMRCACQAQVIGEGEVKVKPA; this comes from the coding sequence ATGGCAAAAGGAAAACTGACATTTGCTGACATTGACGTGTCAGTCACCGTTCCCGCAGGAACGCGGGTCATCGAAGTGTCGGAAAAAGTCGGCGCCGGGATCATCTATGGCTGCCGTGAAGGCGATTGCGGCACCTGCCTGATGAAGGTGGAAGAGGGTATGGAATACCTCTCCGAGCCGACCGTTCTTGAAGACAAGGTTCTGAAAGAGAACATGGCTGGCAAGGACATGCGTTGTGCCTGTCAGGCCCAGGTGATTGGCGAAGGCGAAGTCAAGGTCAAACCGGCCTGA
- a CDS encoding 4Fe-4S binding protein — MSYEITSLCVNCHACMDVCPSDAISAGARTFVIAASDCTQCEGDFAVAQCASICPVEGAILNEFGEAANPPGSLTGIPPQRIAELVAQGIL; from the coding sequence ATGAGCTATGAAATCACCAGCCTCTGCGTCAATTGCCACGCCTGCATGGATGTCTGCCCGTCGGATGCCATCAGCGCCGGTGCCCGGACATTCGTGATAGCCGCCAGCGACTGTACCCAGTGTGAAGGCGACTTTGCCGTTGCCCAGTGCGCCAGCATCTGCCCGGTAGAGGGAGCCATTCTCAATGAATTCGGAGAGGCCGCCAATCCTCCCGGAAGCCTTACCGGCATTCCGCCCCAGCGCATCGCCGAACTCGTCGCACAGGGGATCTTGTAA
- a CDS encoding ATP-binding protein yields MTEQLAKRTHAPLYTVECASHCQLVEFQKQEYEKARLNAVRARMAESEMEYRTREVIDGALYLLQKPLNVMTALSNNLQRAACGPKSSETPGCLPMGGALDEALEFGHEAARTLRLSLPEDRMAAHVPININEAIRDCLIISADRIDANGIEVDWRASPELPMIYSDEITIRVMLRILLDNAINAIGENGATARSVGVISRVGADRMVEVCIQDSGPGIDRAARTKVFEPFYTAWHSGPHHAGLGLAIARQIVADLHGDIEIRESNVRGSNICVSLPAC; encoded by the coding sequence ATGACAGAACAGCTTGCCAAACGCACCCATGCCCCGCTCTACACCGTAGAATGCGCATCGCACTGCCAACTGGTCGAGTTCCAGAAGCAGGAATATGAAAAGGCCCGCCTCAATGCGGTCCGGGCGCGGATGGCGGAATCGGAGATGGAGTATCGCACCCGTGAAGTGATCGACGGGGCGCTCTATCTGTTGCAAAAGCCGCTCAATGTCATGACGGCCCTGTCCAACAATCTGCAGCGCGCGGCCTGTGGTCCGAAGTCATCGGAAACGCCGGGCTGTCTGCCCATGGGCGGAGCGCTGGACGAGGCGCTTGAGTTTGGCCACGAGGCTGCCCGTACTCTGCGCCTGTCGCTGCCAGAAGACAGGATGGCCGCGCACGTTCCCATCAACATCAACGAGGCGATAAGGGATTGTCTCATCATTTCTGCCGACCGCATTGATGCCAACGGCATCGAAGTGGATTGGCGCGCCAGTCCGGAACTGCCGATGATCTACAGTGATGAAATCACGATCCGCGTCATGCTCCGGATATTGCTCGATAATGCCATCAACGCCATAGGGGAGAATGGCGCTACCGCTCGCTCGGTCGGCGTCATATCGCGCGTTGGTGCCGACAGAATGGTTGAAGTCTGCATTCAGGATTCCGGTCCCGGCATTGACCGGGCCGCCCGAACCAAGGTCTTCGAGCCATTCTACACTGCCTGGCACTCCGGTCCGCACCATGCCGGTTTGGGATTGGCCATCGCCCGGCAGATTGTGGCTGACTTGCATGGCGATATTGAAATCCGCGAGAGCAACGTACGCGGGTCCAACATATGCGTCAGTTTGCCAGCCTGTTAG